In the Gossypium raimondii isolate GPD5lz chromosome 9, ASM2569854v1, whole genome shotgun sequence genome, one interval contains:
- the LOC105799360 gene encoding F-box protein At1g30200, with translation MCYKTQEEDDDLAYFDCLPDALLLLIFNKLHDLKSLTNCLSVSKRFRSLVPFTDTIFISIPPLPKPSNTAASYINNTLRQVFHNLFLKPVRCFHRLMASPKSTTMSFDISCCHSNGVLRIFKEMKSLHLELPLHGAGELGSSNGATFLQWKADFGSNLRTCIIVGATSFQKCNTFSSSAIFSQRKEERVFMEETVLNDDELKLRVIWTISCLIAASTRQYLLKQILADNPNIPMLERVVISDANKQGMFSMGKEELVEMRNSIDTKQEASSSSMERSPIPEVNMKLWYLPMLDLPDSGYVMKGATLVLIRPVVDGMIENNSDDPLVGDEKPFSEAVREMIKVKKSYLMTMSSF, from the coding sequence ATGTGTTACAAAACCcaggaagaagatgatgatttagCTTACTTTGATTGTCTTCCAgatgctcttcttcttctcatcTTCAACAAATTGCATGATCTCAAATCTCTTACCAATTGTCTTTCAGTCTCAAAGCGTTTCCGTTCCCTTGTTCCTTTCACCGACACCATTTTCATCTCAATCCCACCTCTCCCAAAGCCAAGCAATACTGCTGCTTCATACATAAACAATACTTTGAGACAGGTTTTTCACAACTTGTTCCTCAAACCAGTCAGATGTTTCCATCGCCTTATGGCTTCCCCCAAGTCAACGACAATGTCATTTGATATCTCTTGTTGTCACTCAAATGGGGTTTTGAGAATTTTCAAGGAAATGAAATCGTTGCATTTAGAGCTTCCATTACATGGAGCTGGTGAGTTGGGATCAAGTAATGGAGCTACTTTCCTTCAATGGAAAGCAGATTTTGGAAGCAACTTGAGGACTTGCATTATCGTTGGGGCTACATCTTTTCAAAAATGCAATACGTTTTCATCATCGGCTATTTTCTCACAACGGAAGGAAGAGCGGGTATTCATGGAGGAAACCGTGTTAAACGATGACGAGCTGAAATTAAGAGTAATATGGACCATTTCTTGCTTGATTGCTGCATCAACGAGGCAATATTTGTTGAAGCAAATCTTAGCTGACAATCCAAACATTCCAATGCTTGAAAGAGTGGTGATTTCTGATGCAAACAAGCAAGGGATGTTTAGTATGGGAAAAGAAGAGCTTGTTGAGATGAGGAACTCCATTGACACAAAACAAgaagcatcatcatcatcaatggaGAGAAGTCCAATTCCAGAAGTGAACATGAAACTGTGGTACTTGCCTATGCTTGATTTACCGGATTCAGGGTATGTGATGAAAGGGGCAACACTTGTTCTTATCAGACCTGTGGTCGATGGGATGATTGAAAACAACAGTGATGATCCATTGGTGGGAGATGAAAAGCCTTTTAGTGAAGCTGTAAGGGAGATGATCAAAGTGAAGAAGAGTTATTTGATGACAATGAGTTCTTTTTGA